gacatttttgtcacttttttggacactttttttgGACTGCGTTTCAAAGGTTTTTGTCGCTTCTGATGCTTGTTTccagtgtttggtgtttaacAGGTTTTTGTCAGTccttccgacatttttgtcgcttttttggacactttttttgGACGGCGTTtcaaaggtttttgtcacttttgatgcttgtttccagtgtttggtgtttaacAAAGTGCTGGTTTTTGTGATATCTTCCGACGTTATTGTCGCTTTTGGCAAAGTCTTTCTCGCTTTCTTGTGTGCtttcttcaacgtttttgtcgggGGGTTTTGGCCGCAACTTCCGCCCGAAATTGCACCGAGTCCACTGaacttttcaacacttttttttaacgttttgtcTCTTTTGGCAAAGTcatttttggtcactttttttgggACGCTGTTTCAAAGGTTTTTGTCAGCTTCTGATGCTTGTTTccagtgtttggtgtttaacAGGTTTTTGTCAGTccttccgacatttttgtcgcttttttgaacactttttttggacacttttttggacacttttttggACGGAGTTTCAAAGGTTTTTGTCGCTTCTGATGCTTATTTccagtgtttggtgtttaacAGGTTTTTGTCATTccttccgacatttttgtcgcttttttggacacttttttggacggagtttcaaaggtttttgtcacttttgatgcttgtttccagtgtttggtgtttaacAAAGTGCTGGTTTTTGTGATATCTTCCGACGTTATTGTCGCTTTTGGCAAAGTCTTTCGCTTTCTTGTGTGCtttcttcaacgtttttgtcgggGGTTTTGGCCGCAACTTCCGCCCTGAAATTGCACCGAGTCCACTGaacttttcaacactttttttttaacgttttgtcTCTTTTGGCAAAGttattttggtcacttttttttgggACGCcgtttcaacgtttttgtcagcTTCTGATGCTTGTTTccagtgtttggtgtttaacAGGTTTTTGTCAGTCCTTccgacattttttgtcactttttgacacttttttggacCCCGCTTTcaaacgtttttgtcgcttctgatgcttgtttccagtgtttggtgtttaacagggtttttgtcatttcttccgacatttttgtcactttttttggacacttttttttggACGCCGTTTCAACGGTTTTTGTCGCTTCTGATGCTTGTTTccagtgtttggtgtttaacAGGTTTTTGTCATTccttccgacatttttgtcgcttttttggacacttttttggACGGCGTTTCAAAGGTTTTTGTCGCTTCTGATGCTTATTTccagtgtttggtgtttaacAGGTTTTTGTCATTccttccgacatttttgtcgcttttttggacacttttttggacggagtttcaaaggtttttgtcacttttgatgcttgtttccagtgtttggtgtttaacAAAGTGCTGGTTTTTGTGATATCTTCCGACGTTATTGTCGCTTTTGGCAAAGTCATTTCTCGCTTTCTTGTGTGCTTTCTTCAACGCTTTTTGTCGGGGGGGTTTTGGCCGCAACTTCCGCTCGAAATTGCACCGAGTCCACTGaacttttcaacactttttttttaacgttttgtcTCTTTTGGCAAAGttattttggtcacttttttggacactttttttgGACTGCGTTTCAAAGGTTTTTGTCGCTTCTGATGCTTATTTccagtgtttggtgtttaacAGGTTTTTGTCATTccttccgacatttttgtcgcttttttggacacttttttggACGGCGTTTCAAAGGTTTTTGTCGCTTCTGATGCTTGTTTccagtgtttggtgtttaacAAAGTGCAGCACTAACCCaaccaaataaaacatttttttggacatttttgtcccttttttcagcGCTACTTCAGTgcttttttcctccatttttaTGGAcgctttttcaacttttttcgcATTTTTTCCGACACTTCTGATGCTTGTTTACTATGTGCAATGAAACGTGCAACAACGCCTCAACTTCAGCCCCGAATCACACCAAGTCTaccaaactatttattttacatttttgtcatttcttcCGACATTTCGCCGCTGTTTTGGATGCCGTTTCAAAAGATTTTGTCACTTGTGATGCTTGTTTCCAATGTTTGGTGTCTAAGGAAGCCCGTTCATGTGTCTAAGTTGAGTTTGTGTTTGTCGTCTCTGCAGGCGTCTCAAACTCCGACCGTCTCCTCCGACAAAGACGAAGCTTTACCTGTCGACGCTCTCTCATCGGACAGACGGAGAGGATCGGCCCAACCGCCCGCCCATCTTTCTTCTGACGGTATTCTCTCTCTTGGCcaagttttcaacacttttttttgacagttttccaATGTTTTCGTCCCTTTTTTCCTACAgttttttccgacgtttttgtcgctttttccgacGCTTTTGACGGCCCGTCCCGACATGGCCGACGACCTCTACAGCAGCACCTTCTCTGCTTCTGAATCGGACTTCTCGTCCTCGTCTTCGCCACTGTCCTCCTCCACGGCGTCCGCTTCCTTCCTCACGCTGGAGCAGAGGGCGGCCTTCATCTTCGTCCtcatcctcttcatcttcctGGGCTTGCTGATCGTGCGCTGTTTCCGGATCCTCCTGGACCCGTATCGCAGCATGCCGTCCTCCACCTGGACCGACTACATGGAGAAGGACACCTTCGACTACCGCATTTCCTGACAGTCGGCCTGAGAGGCGGCGACCCTGACCACCAACAAACTAAACTGAGGCGACGATCACACTgagagagaaaagcagagaCACAAGCGCACGTTTCCCCTCCAACGGTTAACGTAGAAACCGAAAGTTAGGATCTCTTTGGCAGATAGTTTGTCTACCCGAGTATCTACGTGAAGGTTACATAGAAACAGACATTTTTATGGATTCTTTGGCAGAAACGTATCTCACCGAGTATCTACTTCAACGTTACTTACCCTTGAACGGTTGACaaaggagacaaagagacagaaacgTTAGTCTGAAACTTCTGTCGGAGACTAACAGTGCAGATCCACCTGGCCGTGCAGCATTTCTGTCACGCCACGCTCCACgctattcctatgggtgacgccAAGCGACTTTAACGCACCCCCAAAGCATCCCGGGAAGGGggcgctgcatttgaaaaaatgctgcgcgtcaaaaaagctggccgatgcccatctttatgcaaatgaatccattgaacgcgacgcgactatccagtggaagtagacgaaaatcttctaaactgacctttgtcgatctgaaatgaagacagattcagcaactgcacggcctatttctctcctaaaatgttttcagaaacacgtttcggtgaactattttagtccaatatgagatcgtattcccaACGAGAAATTTGAAATTCTCGAGCAGCCAAGCCCACGTcgcgcattcgtccaatcagctgccagtcaaaggcgtggagcatcaaccatggatgcatgacgtcgcgacaccacgcttcagtcgtgtcgccAAAGTGGATCTGTACcgttatagaaacagaaacattagTCTGAAACTTCTGTGGGAGACTAAGAGACAGAAACATAACCCTACAGTCCcattagctacaaaagaaaGCGACATGCACTCGCTTGATGGGCGTTCCTCAGCGTGCCTTTTCGCTTAATTGTCTGGTGCTACCTCTCCCCAGCGCACACCTATTCaggggtaactgaaccaccacgACCGGCatctcgcggtgctctgtacccagcacacagtcacctattcaggggtaactgaaccaccacgACCGGCatctcgcggtgctctgtacccagcacacagtcacctattctggggtaactgaaccaccacgACCGGCatctcgcggtgctctgtacccagcacacagtcacctattctggggtaactgaaccaccacgATCGCATCTCactggtgctctgtacccagcacacagtcacctattctggggtaACTGAACTACCACGATCGGctctcgcggtgctctgtacccagcacacagtcacctattctggggtaactgaaccaccacgACCGGCTTCAATCCATTGAACGCGACGCGACTATCCAGTggaagtagacgaaaatcttctaaactgacctttgtcgatctgaaatgaagactgattcagcaactgcacggcctatttctctcctaaaatgttttcagaaacacgtttcggtgaactattttagtccaatatgagatcgtattcccaACGAGAAATTTGAAATTCTCGAGCAGCCAAGCCCACGTcgcgcattcgtccaatcagctgccagtcaaaggcgtggagcatcaaccatggatgcatgacgtcgcgacaccacgcttcagtcgtgtcgccAAAGTGGATCTGTACcgttatagaaacagaaacattagTCTGAAACTTCTGTGGGAGACTAAGAGACAGAAACATAACCCTACAGTCCcattagctacaaaagaaaGCGACATGCACTCGCTTGATGGGCGTTCCTCAGCGTGCCTTTTCGCTTAATTGTCTGGTGCTACCTCTCCCCAGCGCACACCTATTCaggggtaactgaaccaccacgACCGGCttctcgcggtgctctgtacccagcacacagtcacctattctggggtaactgaaccaccacgACCGGCttctcgcggtgctctgtacccagcagtcacctattctggggtaactgaaccaccacgACCGGCatctcgcggtgctctgtacccagcacacagtcacctattctggggtaactgaaccaccacgACCGGCatctcgcggtgctctgtacccagcacacagtcacctattctggggtaACTGAACTACCACGACCGGCttctcgcggtgctctgtacccagcacacagtcacctattctggggtaactgaaccaccacgACCGGCttctcgcggtgctctgtacccagcacacagtcacctattctggggtaactgaaccaccacgACCGGCatctcgcggtgctctgtacccagcacacagtcacctattctggggtaAGTAGCGTCCCTGTGTCCACATTCGAACACAACTCGCTGCTATTGGCCATATTCGGACACTTCCGACCTGACGCAGTTTCCGGTCTTTTCACGGTACTTTACATTTCTGATCATCACCAAAAATGTTAGCAGAAGTGATCTAAAGCAAAGCATCCCGcagaatttccagagaaaccagacctaCGTGACGttttcgtccaatcagctgccggttttcatttttttggcgacaatacagattagcgccgcctgctggtatggacacagtcacctattctggggtaACTAGCGTCACTGTGTCCATGTTTGGACACTTCCGACCTGACGCAGTTTCTGGTCTTTTCGCGGTACTTTTACGTTTCCGATCATCGCCAAAAATGTTAGCAGAATTGATCTATACCCATCTAACAATCTACGTGTACGataatgtgactgtaggattAGTCTAAAACTTCTGTcggagacaaagagacagaatcTAGCAGACAGCATGATGGGAAATAAGTCCCAAGTCGTAACTTAAAACAATGGATTTTCTGACAGATGTTTGTCTACCCGAGTATCTACTTCTGTTCTACTGAAATCTagaaatcaatcaaatcaaaactCAACTATTACGATTAAACGGATTGCCCTGGAAAGCAGCCGTTTTCGGGGGGAAAAGTGcatcttgtgtgtgtttctgcttccTGTCTGATTGTCGCCTCCGTCCGCCCGGCAGGCAGCACATCTGGGCAAAGAAGCGTTTGGATAACTTATGAATGAAGAATCTTTAATAAGCATCAAAAAAGCGAAACATTGGGGACATTTTGGAAACTTTGTTTTGGAAAAATCATCCCAAGTTAGGGAAATGTCAGTCCCAACGCCAGTTTGTTTTGGATATAAAAAGAGATTCTAAGAGAACTTCTGTTGTCccgaaacagccccgaaatccccatcaccaaactccaccagactccatataattaatcaggacttttatcagcgtgaaacacacttcattcaaagtggacagaaaacaaaataaaactaccaaaagccgtcttggttcatctttccactgttccaacaatcaccactctggtttggttgaaataaacccttaattcacccatttacatgtggagatatgctggctctatacacgctaaaagtcctgattatttacatggagtctggtggagtttggtgatggtgatttcggggctgtttcatgttaaactaaaaggatcttactctttaactaaaaagtctatctctgtagggatctgAAGATTTCCGTCTGAAAAGTtgctcccccctttccgctaaagcccaaatcggtctcctaagcccctccccccacaagggagaatgaatgtgtgtgcatgagcagtgattgacacacagttagacaagcctcttgactctgattggtgcatctgaaccgTTAGACACCCcgcccccccggccctgattggtgcatctggacagttagacacccctccTGACCCTGAATGGTGCAtgtgaacagggagcggtggatttttgcaaatctcactccaggctgtaggtggcgccagaggagctggattattttaatgacctgcttcatgtagttctactggaacatagggtcagtttccccaaatatgacagaaagggagtttaaaaaaagattctcaGAGAGCTGTATAAGCAAGAAGCGTTACCCTCAAAAGGTTTGTTGTGAAACTTCAAAGAGCCAAACATTTTGGACTTGGTCTTTGTTTTGGGAAAATCATCCCGTCTGTAGCTGTGATCTTTGCCCAGATCTCGAAGTAAAGTTGTAGAAATCCGTGTGTTCGGCGGCAGTGGCGGCTGTTTGCAATGCAGCGAGAGCGTGAAGGAAAATACAAAACGCCCCGCTGAAAGCTGAGGACGGATTCATCTACGTTTTACATCTTTACGTCAAAGATCAAACTGCCTGCCGGGGCGGCACGTTGGGGTAGCTGTCTCTCATAAGAGAAGAACATTTTctattctgttttttatttctatttctttttgttctcttttgaCAAACACGGACACGTTAAGGTTTGATTAACGGACtttaacctttgtgttgtctaccatgaacttgttgtgcctcaaaattgaaaatgagctTTTCTTTGGCgcctttttttcccttgtttttgtctgtttttccgatgcttttggcgctttttttgtAACGTCCGAAACGCCGGGCGTCTCACCACGCAGCGGGCAGCTCTGTGGCACGTCTGCAGCCAAGTCGCCGCAGCGCTGGAGGGAAGAAGTGACAACCGAGAGCACGACCCCGTGAGTCATTTCTTTGGTTTCTACACTACACAAATATCACCGTATGAAcagttgtgtgtctgtatatttgAACAAAACATAGCATCACCGTTGTATTCTTGTTCATTTAACTCTCCtgtcaaaagtgacaaaaatgtcaaaagtgccaaaaatgtcaaaagtaacaaaaatttcaaaaaattgacaaaaatgtcaaaattgacaaaaaatgaaaaaattgaaaagaattgacaaaaatgtcaaaaaaaattacaaaaatgtcaaaattgacaaaaatgtcaaaaaagtttcaaaaatgTCAAGTGACAAAAATTctaaaaatttacaaaaaagtgacaaaaatgtcaaaaaagtttcaaaaatgtcaaaaaagtttcaaaaatgtcaaaaaagtttcaaaaatgtgaaaattcaccaaaatgtcaaaaaagtttcagaaatgtcaaaattGACAACAattcaaaaaattaacaaaatttcaaaaaattgacaaaaattcAAAACGTTAACAAAAATtttaaaaagcgacaaaaatgtcaaaattgacaaaaattcaaaaaattgacaaaaattttaaaaaaatttacaagaattcaaaaaagtgacaaaaatgtcaaaaaagtttaaaaaatgtcaaaattgaaaaaaattcaaaaaattgacaaaaattcaaaaaattttacaaaaattcaaaaaagtgacaaaaatgtcaaaattgacaaaaatgtcaaaagtgacaaaaatttcaaaaaatttacaaaaagtgataaaaatgtcaaaagaacgCCTACATTTTGTGGAAACAATGAAAGATATAAAAGTGCTTAAAAAAGAAGCCACAGAGCAGAACTGCAGTGaagtttttgtgttgttttgttgcagAAACTGTGGCTTGTGATGGGCTTCCTCAAGGTCGGAGGTCTGCATCAAACCCCTCCCGCCCGAGCACAGAAACCAGTTTGAAGACGGTGAAAAGGAAtgagaaaggaaatgaaaaagcaCGCTCCCCTCTGACTTTCCCTCCTGCAGGGAGCAGCGGGTTACTGAACCCACCCGGACGTCTACTAATAAGTTACATTTAGTTATTTCTGGATGTATTCCTGCACTCAACACGCTTTTAAATGGACATTTTCGATAGGGCTGGAATACACTTTTGtcctccagacacacacacacacacacacagcgtgcgcacacacacacatagacacacacatacacacaaacacatatacacacacacacagcgcatgcacaaccacacacacacacaca
Above is a window of Sander vitreus isolate 19-12246 chromosome 14, sanVit1, whole genome shotgun sequence DNA encoding:
- the LOC144529393 gene encoding cortexin-3-like → MADDLYSSTFSASESDFSSSSSPLSSSTASASFLTLEQRAAFIFVLILFIFLGLLIVRCFRILLDPYRSMPSSTWTDYMEKDTFDYRIS